From the genome of Streptomyces sp. NBC_01304:
CCTGGCCTCGGCGTGGGTCGAGGGCCGCTCGCTGCTCGCGGTCGGCGGCGACAGCGTGGACGTGTGGGATCTGTCCCGGAGCGAGCAACTGGCGTCGTTCTGCCCGTACGACGACGGGATCTGGGCCGTCTCCGTGGCCGCCCGTCCGGGCCGGTCCCGCCCGTTGGTGACCGCGGCCGGCGGGCCCGGGGAGCTGTACGTATGGGAGTTGCCCGAGGACGGCGACCAGGACGGCGACCCGCTGCACGAGCCGCTCACCGGCCACGAGGACAGCATCCTCGCCATGGACACCGCGACCGTCGCCGACCGGCTCCTCGCGGTCACGGCCGGCAAGGACGAGACCGTACGCCTGTGGGACCTGGCCGCCGGCGAGGCCGTCGGCGCCCCGCTGACCGGACACCACAGCAGCGTCGAGACGGTGTGCACCACCGTGCTCGAAGGCCGCGAAGTGGCCCTGAGCGGGGGCCGGGACGGCGTCGTCCGCGTCTGGGACCTGGCCGCCGCTCTGTCGTAGCGGGCGAGCCCGGACCGCTTACGGGGTGCGGGCCACCACTTCTTGTCGGGTTGGTATGTACCTGCCATTCTGACGGAGCCCCCCACGGCCGTTGCTCCTCCCTTCATGGAGGTACCTGTGCGCCACAGACTTCTCGCCGTGCTCGGGCTCCTGGTCTCCCTGCTCGTCCCGTACGCCCCGGCCGCCGCGGCGGCGGCCGAACCCGGCGCCGCCACCACACCCCAGGTCTACGGGGCGTGGCACTGCAGCGACGACGCCTGCATCTGGGGACGGGTGCGTACGGTGGCCGAGTTCGACTCGATGAATCACTGGCTCGTCGACCGGGGCGACGGCCGGCCGTCCGTCAATCTGGTCGTCCTCAGCTTCGTGGAACCGCAGAAGCTGCTGCACCGTACGAACGACGCCACCACGGTGAACGGCGTCCCCAAGGGCATGAACCGCGACATCGTGCAGTACTTCACCTCGCGCGGGGTGCGCGTGATGCTCTCCGTCGGCGGCATCACGTACACCGACGAATGGGACGCGGCCCTGGCCGAGAATGCCACCCAACTCGGCCTGAACGCCGCCGCAGTGGCGAGCGATCTCGGTGTCGGCATCGAGATCGACTACGAGCAGAACACCAACCCGAACCTGGCCGGGCTGCAGTCCTTCATCACGGCCTACCGCTCCGTGCACGCCTAC
Proteins encoded in this window:
- a CDS encoding WD40 repeat domain-containing protein — encoded protein: MSDARLLLSSPIPSENPVSDLTVVDTGHGPLVVCADFYGAAWTWDPLRDVWQKRPLTYAFTGDPLAAQYPDAENEIDKVAATVVDGRVVLAAGDDEQAPALWDLASGELLRGTTYGQPYSGAVTTVRGAGPARFVTGSQYVGLLQVWDASGRTPPQELPCEQYDITALASAWVEGRSLLAVGGDSVDVWDLSRSEQLASFCPYDDGIWAVSVAARPGRSRPLVTAAGGPGELYVWELPEDGDQDGDPLHEPLTGHEDSILAMDTATVADRLLAVTAGKDETVRLWDLAAGEAVGAPLTGHHSSVETVCTTVLEGREVALSGGRDGVVRVWDLAAALS